DNA from Myxococcaceae bacterium JPH2:
GACTGCGGGATGGGGGGAAGCTCCGGGCTGGGGGAGCCCGGGCACTGGCCGAGGGGTCAGCCAGCCTTGGTGAGCACCGCCATGGGGGGCGGCGCGGGGACGACGTAGGCCGCGGCGAGGAGGGCGTCCGACAGGGCCTGGGTGAGGGCGCCTTGCACCGCGTCTCCGCGCGTGGGGGCGCACCAGGCAGTCACCGCGAGGACAGGGCCCGCCGCGGTGAACTCCGCGATGCCCACGCCCACGCCCGGGGTCGTCAGCACGTCGGGGATGCCCGCCGCGACGCTGGCGAACGCCTCCTGCATCGCGCGCACGTTCGTGCCGTGCACGAGCGGGACCTTCACGACGACGCGCCGGTGCGGGTGCGAGTGGAAGTTGACGATGTTGTCGCCCAGCAGCCGGCTGTTGCCGACGAAGATGCGCACGTTGTCGGGCGTATCAATCGTGGTGACGAAGAGACCAATCTCCTGCACCGCGCCGCTGATGCCGCCGCCGCTGATCTCCTCGCCCACTCGGAAGGGCCGCAGCACCAGCAGGAACACGCCCGCCGCGAAGTTGGAGAGCAGGCCGGACCAGGCCGAGCCGATCGCGATGCCGGCCGCGGCCAGCAGGGCGGCGAAGGACGTGGTCTCGACCCCCATCACTCCCAGCAGCGACAGCAGCAGGAGGATGGTGAGGAAGCCGCTGAAGAGGGACTCGACGTAGCGGATGAGCGTGGCGTCGAACTTGCGCTTCTGCAGCGCGAGATGGAGCACCTTCTGGAAACCGCCGATGGCGGTGCGCCCCATGAACCACAGCACGATGACGGCGGCCAGCTTCAGGAAGAAGGGCAGCGCGTCCGTCAGTGCCAGGGTCTTCAATTGAGTGATGAGTGATTCCACGTGTGCCGCCGACCTTTGCTGGGTGCTGGGATGTTCCAGGCGAGCGCGGACTGTACAGCAATCACAGTGCCAGTCCGGAGTTGCCGTGTCGGAGGCCCCGCCTCAGAGGAGGCGGGCCGTTTCCCAGCCGACACGGGCGCGGGCCCTGACGTGTCAGGGTGGGGCTCTGACATGTCAGGGCAGGGATTGACCCGTCAGAAGGTGGCGATGGGATTGGCGGGTGAGCCGGTGCCCCCGTCCACGGCGAGCGGCGAGAGGGTGAAGAGGAAGTCGTAGCGGCGGCGCTCGGCGGCGGCGCGGCTCAGGGCCTCGGGGTCGGCGTTGTCGATGATGTAGACGCCGAGCGTGTGGATGAGCAGCAGGTGGACGGGCATCACGACGCCGTCCACGCCCGAGGGCATCACGTCCGCACCGACGTCGGTGGCGACCACGGCGACGCCTCGCTGCCGGAACCACTCCGCGGTGGAGGCGTGCAGGCCCGGCGAGTGCTGGGACACCTCCCACGGCCCCACGGCGGCGCGGCGGGCCCAGCGGCCGGTGCGGACGATGACGGCGTCCCCCGGCGTCACCCGCACCTGGGTCTTCTTCTCCCAGGCGTCCAGGTCCTTGGCCGTGATGGGGGTGCCCGGCTCCAGGTAGGGCACGCCCAGGAAGGCCGGCATGTCGATGAGCACGCCGCGCGTGAGGAGGCCGTCGCGCAGATTGTTGATGGAAAGCACCGAGCAGCCCTGGGCGTTCACGCGCCCTTGGGCGTAGCCGTTGTACATCTGGCCCTCCGCGAAGATGTGGCAGAGCGCGTCGATGTGCGTGTGCGACCAGCCGTGGTAGCCGATGCTCAATCGGTCCGAGCTGTACGTGGAGCTGTCGGGCTCGCCGGAGGTGAGCATGGCGTGCTCCAGCGGCGAGGGCACGTCCGCGGCCTTCTGCGTCTCCACGGTGTGCGCGACGGAGACGGAGACGCCGTCTCGCACGAGCCGCGCGGCCTGCTTGCGCTTGTCACGGGTGATGAGGTTGGCGGCGCCGAGCTGGTCCTCCGCGCCCCAGCGTCGCCAGTTCGTGTGTTTCGCCTTCCACGCCTGGATGTCCTGCGCGGTGGAGAGCGAGGGAGTGTCCTCGGCGCTCACGGGGAGGGCGCCGAGCAGCAGGCCGGTCGCGAGCACGGTTCGAAGCAAGGTCATGGAAAGGGGACTCCGCGCGCCATCGCCAGAGGTGGCGAGGCGGCCACCGCGCGGTGCCGGTGGCGATCCCTTTCGTAGGGATGCGGCGGGGTGAAGCCCAATCCACCGCATCGATGACGCTCATGGATGTGGCGCATGGACGAGGGCGCTGTCCGTGCCGCGCCGCTGCACGGGTGGGCGTGAAGGAATGGGTGGTCGTTCGTTTCTCCTGGGGTCGCGCGGCTCCTCTCGCCATGGGAGCATCCCGGGTCCGTGGTCTTCCGCTGTCCTCTCGCTTTCCTCCACGAGGCATCACTCCGCTCATGCACTCCTTCCGCTTCCGTCTGGGCCTGTCTGGACTCGTTGCCTCCTCGCTGCTGCTGGCCACGCCCGCCTTCGCCGATTGGGTCGGTGACCTGCGCGTGAAGAGCGCGCCACTTCCTGGGCAGAAGGGCCCCGCTCCGGAGACGGCCGGGAAGATGTACGGCCGCATGGACAAGCTGCGCATGGACATGGACACCCCGCAGATTCCCGGCGGAATGACCATCCTGTTTGACTGGGAGAAGCGCACGGGCGTCGTCCTCTTCCACGAGCGCAAGACGGCCATGGTGCGCAACCTGGATGCGCTGCCGGTGCAGATTCCCAACACGTGTATCGGCAAGGGTCAGGACCTCGACGCGTGCTTCACCTCGCAGGGGTACAAGAAGGTCGGCACCGAGAAGGTCAACGGCCACCCGACCATCGTCTACGAGGGCCTTCCTCCTGGCGCGGAGGGGAGCATCAAGCGGCAGAAGGTGTGGCGCCCCACGGACCTCCCGGAGGTCGCCTACGTGCGCAGCCAGACGTTCGACCCGCAGAACG
Protein-coding regions in this window:
- a CDS encoding cyclase family protein; this translates as MTLLRTVLATGLLLGALPVSAEDTPSLSTAQDIQAWKAKHTNWRRWGAEDQLGAANLITRDKRKQAARLVRDGVSVSVAHTVETQKAADVPSPLEHAMLTSGEPDSSTYSSDRLSIGYHGWSHTHIDALCHIFAEGQMYNGYAQGRVNAQGCSVLSINNLRDGLLTRGVLIDMPAFLGVPYLEPGTPITAKDLDAWEKKTQVRVTPGDAVIVRTGRWARRAAVGPWEVSQHSPGLHASTAEWFRQRGVAVVATDVGADVMPSGVDGVVMPVHLLLIHTLGVYIIDNADPEALSRAAAERRRYDFLFTLSPLAVDGGTGSPANPIATF
- a CDS encoding mechanosensitive ion channel family protein, with translation MESLITQLKTLALTDALPFFLKLAAVIVLWFMGRTAIGGFQKVLHLALQKRKFDATLIRYVESLFSGFLTILLLLSLLGVMGVETTSFAALLAAAGIAIGSAWSGLLSNFAAGVFLLVLRPFRVGEEISGGGISGAVQEIGLFVTTIDTPDNVRIFVGNSRLLGDNIVNFHSHPHRRVVVKVPLVHGTNVRAMQEAFASVAAGIPDVLTTPGVGVGIAEFTAAGPVLAVTAWCAPTRGDAVQGALTQALSDALLAAAYVVPAPPPMAVLTKAG